A DNA window from Daucus carota subsp. sativus chromosome 3, DH1 v3.0, whole genome shotgun sequence contains the following coding sequences:
- the LOC108210731 gene encoding proline dehydrogenase 2, mitochondrial, whose translation MAIRGASSISTTSKLLLQNYRLLKPLTTLTSTTTPPSTIISPQTFSEKPAPTYDASGFGSGSGSGSGSRLTFENGQDLFASVPTAKLLKSTLTLKMAAVEPVVDLGTWVINSKLMNVRVFKDLVMGFTKRTFYDHFVAGRNVDEAGETVKMLWDDGFRGMLDYGLEHVDDNESCDRNSDAFIKTADSTKSLPATSVSSVVVKITAICPVSILKRVSDLLRWEYKTKSINLPWKQSTLPIFSESSPLYHTLTRPEPLTPQEEQDFQLAQQRLKNIIDKCLESNVQLVIDAEDTQIQPAIDYFTHSAAVLYNKGDKPLIFGTIQAYLKDAKERLVLVKAAADRMGVPLGVKLVRGAYMSSEARVAASLGHESPIHDGIKQTHDCYNDCASFMLDEVANGPGALVLATHNFESGRLAAMKAQELGIGKGNQKVQFAQLYGMADALSYGLKNAGLEVSKYLPFGPVDQIMPYLLRRAEENKGMLSTSAIDRQLMSMELKRRLTAAVL comes from the exons ATGGCCATCCGAGGTGCTTCTTCCATTTCAACAACCTCAAAGCTTCTTCTTCAAAACTACAGATTACTCAAGCCTCTCACCACTCTCACCTCCACCACCACTCCTCCCTCCACCATCATCTCACCGCAAACCTTCTCCGAAAAGCCCGCACCGACTTATGACGCTTCTGGTTTTGGTTCGGGTTCGGGGTCAGGTTCAGGTTCACGGCTAACGTTCGAAAATGGTCAGGATCTTTTCGCGTCAGTTCCGACCGCAAAATTGTTGAAGTCAACTCTGACTCTCAAAATGGCGGCTGTGGAGCCTGTGGTGGATTTAGGCACGTGGGTTATTAATTCCAAGTTGATGAACGTGCGGGTGTTTAAGGATTTGGTCATGGGGTTTACCAAGCGTACATTTTATGATCATTTTGTCGCGGGGCGTAATGTGGATGAGGCTGGGGAGACTGTTAAGATGTTGTGGGATGATGGGTTTCGAGGCATGTTGGATTATGGTTTGGAACATGTCGATGATAATGAATCTTGTGATCGAAATTCGGATGCTTTTATCAAGACGGCTGATTCAACCAAGTCACTTCCTGCTACTTCT GTGAGTTCTGTTGTGGTGAAGATCACAGCAATTTGTCCAGTGAGTATACTAAAGCGAGTTAGTGATTTACTCAGATGGGAATACAAAACAAAGTCAATCAATCTTCCTTGGAAACAAAGCACTCTTCCAATTTTCTCAGAATCAAGCCCTTTGTATCACACTCTCACAAGGCCAGAGCCATTGACTCCacaagaagaacaagatttccAGCTAGCTCAGCAAAGACTCAAAAATATAATTGACAAATGTCTGGAATCAAATGTTCAGTTAGTGATCGATGCGGAGGACACGCAGATTCAACCTGCCATTGATTACTTCACGCATTCTGCTGCGGTCTTGTACAATAAAGGCGACAAGCCACTCATTTTTGGAACAATTCAAGCTTATTTGAAAGATGCTAAAGAGAGGCTAGTATTGGTGAAGGCTGCTGCAGACAGAATGGGGGTGCCTTTGGGTGTGAAGTTAGTTAGAGGAGCCTATATGTCCAGCGAAGCACGAGTAGCTGCTTCTTTAGGCCACGAGTCTCCTATTCATGATGGAATCAAGCAGACACATGATTGTTATAATGATTGTGCTTCTTTTATGCTCGACGAAGTTGCTAATGGCCCTGGTGCCCTTGTTCTTGCAACTCACAATTTCGAATCAG GGAGACTAGCGGCTATGAAGGCACAAGAGCTAGGGATCGGAAAGGGAAACCAGAAGGTTCAATTTGCACAGCTGTATGGAATGGCAGATGCATTGAGTTATGGTTTAAAAAATGCAGGGCTTGAGGTGAGCAAGTATTTGCCCTTCGGACCTGTGGACCAGATCATGCCTTACCTGTTGCGAAGAGCTGAAGAGAACAAAGGAATGTTGTCTACATCAGCCATTGACAGACAACTGATGAG TATGGAGCTCAAAAGGAGACTCACAGCTGCAGTTCTGTGA
- the LOC108214623 gene encoding pentatricopeptide repeat-containing protein At5g38730, with translation MGSVVRLSSDTQFVKIASAIVVRGHWDTLFNSKIQSFVNSNTINQVLFHTSLHNFNVSWSFFKWAESIPNYKHSLQCSWTMIHILTRHKYFRDAQTLLEKIALKDFLSSPAVLNAVVSAYDDPDVNSHVLSWLMIFYANSKMVQESIQVFEHMRGKGFTPHLHACTVVLNALVKDRLTDMTWKVFKKMVRVGVVPNLHIYNVLIHACCKSGDVEKAEQLLSEMELKGIDPDLFTYNTLISLYCKRGMHYEALCVQNRMESGGVRPDIVTYNSLIYGYCREGRMREALQFFREIRGVTPNHVTYTTLIDGYCRMNDLDEALKLREAMEAKGLYLGVVTYNSILRKLCEEGRIKDANRLLIEMNDKKIEPDNVTCNTLVNAYSKIGDMKSALKVKNNMLEAGLKPDSFTYKALIHGFCRKLEMDTAKELLFSMQSAGFSPSYCTYSWLVDGYCNQNNEEVVMNLPKDFLQKGLSPDISLYRALIRRFCKREKVECAQRLFNVMQGEGVFGDTVVFTSMAYAYLKVGNQAAALSFLDEMYKRRLMVTLKIYKSFSASYADDKDILDIFWNLVLSKNLVSKTLMKEIKHLKLHT, from the coding sequence ATGGGTAGTGTAGTAAGATTGAGCAGTGACACCCAATTTGTTAAAATTGCTTCTGCAATTGTAGTCAGAGGCCACTGGGACACTCTTTTCAACTCAAAGATACAATCTTTTGTTAATTCAAACACCATCAATCAGGTACTTTTTCATACTTCATTACACAACTTTAATGTTTCTTGGTCATTCTTTAAATGGGCCGAATCAATACCTAATTACAAGCATTCTTTACAATGTTCTTGGACTATGATTCACATTCTTACTAGACACAAGTACTTTAGGGATGCTCAGACTTTACTTGAAAAGATTGCACTTAAAGATTTCTTGTCATCGCCTGCGGTTTTGAATGCAGTTGTTAGTGCCTATGATGACCCTGATGTTAATTCTCATGTATTAAGCTGGTTGATGATATTTTATGCAAATTCTAAGATGGTTCAGGAATCGATTCAAGTGTTTGAGCATATGAGGGGGAAGGGGTTTACGCCACATTTGCATGCTTGTACTGTGGTTTTGAATGCATTGGTTAAGGATAGGTTGACTGATATGACATGGAAAGTGTTTAAGAAAATGGTTAGAGTCGGGGTGGTTCCgaatttacatatttataatgTGTTAATTCATGCTTGTTGCAAGTCCGGGGATGTAGAGAAGGCCGAACAGTTATTGAGTGAGATGGAGCTCAAGGGTATTGACCCTGATCTTTTCACTTATAATACGTTGATTTCGTTGTATTGCAAGAGAGGTATGCATTATGAGGCTTTGTGTGTTCAGAATAGAATGGAAAGCGGAGGGGTGCGTCCTGATATTGTAACTTATAATTCCTTAATATATGGTTATTGCAGAGAAGGTAGAATGAGAGAGGCTTTACAGTTCTTTAGGGAAATTAGAGGGGTTACTCCAAATCATGTAACATACACTACTTTGATAGATGGTTATTGTAGAATGAACGACCTTGATGAAGCCTTAAAGTTGCGTGAGGCTATGGAGGCTAAAGGGCTCTATCTTGGGGTTGTTACTTACAACTCCATTCTCCGCAAACTTTGTGAAGAAGGGAGGATAAAGGATGCTAATAGACTCCTGATTGAGATGaatgacaaaaaaattgaaCCAGACAATGTTACATGTAATACATTGGTTAATGCGTACAGCAAGATAGGAGATATGAAGTCAgcattaaaagttaaaaataatatgttggaAGCTGGATTAAAACCCGACTCATTCACATACAAGGCATTAATTCATGGTTTCTGCAGGAAACTTGAGATGGATACTGCCAAAGAGCTGTTGTTTTCAATGCAAAGTGCAGGATTTTCTCCAAGTTATTGCACGTATTCATGGCTTGTTGATGGTTACTGCAACCAAAATAATGAAGAGGTAGTCATGAATTTGCCAAAGGATTTTCTCCAAAAGGGTCTTTCTCCCGACATTTCATTGTACAGGGCACTGATACGAAGATTTTGTAAGAGGGAAAAGGttgagtgtgctcaaagattatTCAATGTAATGCAAGGGGAGGGAGTATTCGGAGATACTGTAGTATTTACTAGTATGGCGTATGCTTATTTAAAAGTAGGAAACCAAGCTGCTGCTCTAAGTTTCTTGGATGAGATGTACAAGAGGAGGTTAATGGTAACTCTAAAGATATACAAAAGTTTCAGTGCCTCTTATGCCGATGATAAAGACATATTGGATATTTTTTGGAATCTCGTCTTGAGTAAGAATCTTGTCTCAAAGACTCTTATGAAGGAAATAAAGCACTTAAAATTGCACACCTGA